The following are from one region of the Ananas comosus cultivar F153 linkage group 20, ASM154086v1, whole genome shotgun sequence genome:
- the LOC109725932 gene encoding uncharacterized protein LOC109725932: MTQARAQLSILGILKEALLTILRNAKILSSFILVILLPLKLLCRIPNLNPPIVLHVASIAPYLLSRLALSDSPVTINIFPTATIVSHITTSIAVYLSTMCYNGSHLGLNELFSKFKRTWRGLLATIVVCELFTWVFCHVCVCFNGRKVVSCGVNSRGEVLWLGCNEKGYWASCNKKVTRHCPHGPHDGRR; encoded by the exons ATGACTCAAGCAAGAGCACAACTAAGCATTCTAGGCATTCTAAAGGAAGCCCTCCTAACCATACTTAGAAATGCAAAGATTCTATCATCCTTTATTCTTGTTATTCTTCTCCCCCTCAAACTTTTGTGTAGGATTCCTAATCTCAATCCACCTATAGTTTTACATGTGGCCTCAATTGCACCCTACCTACTCTCGCGTCTCGCTTTATCCGATTCGCCGGTCACCATAAACATCTTTCCTACCGCGACGATCGTCTCGCACATCACGACGTCGATCGCCGTCTACCTCTCAACCATGTGCTACAATGGAAGCCACCTTGGGCTCAATGAGTTGTTCTCCAAGTTTAAGAGGACATGGAGGGGCCTTTTGGCAACAATAGTTGTTTGTGAGCTCTTCACCTGGGT GTTTTGTCATGTCTGTGTATGTTTCAATGGTAGGAAAGTTGTGTCTTGTGGTGTCAATAGTAGAGGAGAAGTGCTATGGTTGGGGTGCAATGAGAAGGGCTACTGGGCTTCTTGTAACAAGAAAGTTACAAGGCATTGTCCTCATGGCCCTCATGATGGGCGTCGGTGA